A region from the Polyangiaceae bacterium genome encodes:
- a CDS encoding DUF4157 domain-containing protein — translation MFAQKKRPQHTPPSPQKVEAPRTRAPRPYKGPLPRLFVSDLEKPAGPRQHKPCPACVTQGETCTECAELEAVSDEQQFQRTEPTTPKDAAERQADDYGARMAEDLRPHSVAPGPLGHAIRTVAERHLGMDLAGTTLRADSAAHDKTQRERAVAITEGSTVSFRQGSLTLGTESGRALLGHELTHVAQQRAAGPSAQRKPEDTCEAPPKEGVCEEPKGPSVAFEGWTLHDDKTDLLRILSSLIVDKDDADAAKDFVSRFDAVYGGGGGAEGASAVGGGETGAQISLTLDDALRTLNTRHSSFLSGFQTHAEQILRGILKESETRIKAEALKYGVETTEVSKGNDSGAGGAGGASGDGSGGGEGQGPAPEVETETQTTMKPTVSSEGLAGAAKELLEKRDEINVIKGKMANVCPSDYYGGGAEGAPAYDPCEGKREEYSGLERDLKKAETELKILRSGLEQRYPILGAFGEGNEGGLGTISKGPSDDAAKVLSAEINERLANIETVRGAIGGGVNIWKLRKILAATLADEGIQAGTEKAIVVRDHASDIASDEALTSLALTVLSVGLSILAAATAVPTGGASLVAAGAMGASLGIGFAQLLKDVEDYQLESAAANTDFDKARAISAEEPSLFWLALSIVGVVFDVADAISVFGKLSGKVTKVLATTTVDEFESALETLKAEARASKGGEALAEGVSDVVRKIHGGEGKTAEEVLTGVGAHESRAVKEAAENLSKLEALAEASAAGHTVKVTPGGVLVLCSTCTWFGEAYAAEIAGSEELSRRAAGIENKARNAALNGDKKAAEAAAQEGAALADELALLRREAGKRFQISAAGDALSAANAESIIGNFPRKLSDAEKEAIRKAANTEGGIWNLEPQLRGEVGHVLLGENLPRAFPTIDVAKQSGAIADEIRSIKTHQPYAFQEPGSLWSTLREEVDAVSGFTQEAHGGRHVKTGPNTTRILEVGIPPETVSAAKLKSARSELTELQSRTLADTTRMAELEDQIRLIEQWRREMAGARAYGQGLKPPVTVMFKSVK, via the coding sequence ATGTTCGCGCAGAAGAAGCGTCCGCAGCACACGCCGCCGTCACCGCAGAAGGTAGAGGCGCCGCGCACGCGCGCCCCCAGACCGTACAAGGGTCCGCTGCCGCGCCTGTTCGTCTCGGATCTAGAAAAGCCGGCCGGACCCAGACAGCACAAGCCCTGCCCGGCATGCGTCACGCAAGGCGAGACCTGCACGGAATGCGCGGAGCTCGAGGCCGTAAGCGACGAGCAGCAGTTTCAGCGAACGGAGCCCACCACACCGAAGGACGCCGCCGAACGGCAGGCCGACGACTACGGCGCCAGAATGGCTGAGGATCTTCGACCGCACTCCGTGGCTCCCGGTCCACTGGGTCACGCGATCCGCACGGTGGCAGAACGGCACTTGGGCATGGACCTCGCGGGCACCACGCTGCGTGCCGACAGCGCCGCGCACGACAAGACCCAGCGGGAACGAGCGGTCGCCATCACCGAGGGGTCGACGGTCAGCTTTCGGCAGGGCTCCTTGACGCTCGGGACCGAATCGGGGCGAGCGCTGCTTGGCCACGAGCTCACCCACGTTGCACAGCAACGTGCGGCCGGACCATCCGCTCAACGCAAGCCGGAAGACACCTGTGAAGCGCCCCCGAAAGAGGGGGTGTGCGAAGAGCCGAAAGGTCCGTCGGTCGCATTCGAAGGCTGGACCCTACACGACGACAAGACGGACCTCCTTCGCATTCTGTCATCGCTCATCGTCGACAAAGACGACGCGGATGCCGCCAAGGACTTCGTCAGCCGCTTCGACGCCGTCTACGGTGGCGGCGGAGGGGCCGAGGGCGCGTCTGCGGTGGGCGGAGGCGAGACCGGTGCCCAGATCTCGCTCACGCTGGACGACGCACTTCGCACGCTGAACACTCGACACAGCTCGTTCCTGAGCGGCTTTCAGACGCACGCCGAACAGATCCTCCGCGGCATCCTGAAGGAGAGCGAGACACGCATCAAAGCCGAGGCTCTCAAGTACGGCGTCGAGACCACGGAGGTCAGCAAGGGAAACGACTCCGGCGCAGGCGGAGCAGGCGGCGCTTCGGGAGACGGCAGCGGCGGAGGTGAGGGTCAGGGTCCTGCCCCCGAAGTCGAAACGGAGACCCAGACGACGATGAAGCCCACCGTCTCCAGCGAAGGTCTGGCGGGCGCAGCGAAGGAGCTTCTGGAGAAGAGGGACGAGATCAACGTCATCAAGGGCAAGATGGCGAACGTCTGCCCGTCGGACTACTACGGCGGGGGCGCGGAGGGGGCGCCGGCCTACGATCCCTGCGAGGGCAAGCGTGAGGAATACTCGGGCCTGGAGCGCGATCTGAAGAAGGCGGAGACGGAGCTGAAGATCCTGCGTTCCGGCCTCGAGCAACGCTACCCGATTCTGGGGGCCTTCGGCGAGGGCAACGAGGGCGGCCTGGGCACCATCAGCAAAGGACCGAGCGACGACGCAGCAAAGGTCCTTTCGGCCGAGATCAACGAACGCCTTGCGAACATCGAGACGGTTCGCGGGGCAATCGGGGGCGGCGTGAACATCTGGAAGCTCCGCAAGATCCTGGCAGCGACGCTCGCCGACGAAGGCATCCAAGCGGGCACCGAAAAGGCCATCGTGGTTCGTGACCACGCTAGCGACATCGCTTCGGATGAAGCTCTCACGAGCCTCGCGCTCACCGTGCTGAGCGTGGGGCTCAGCATCTTGGCCGCAGCAACCGCCGTTCCGACCGGTGGAGCAAGCCTCGTCGCCGCAGGCGCCATGGGCGCCTCGCTTGGCATCGGCTTTGCGCAACTCCTGAAGGACGTCGAGGACTACCAGCTGGAGAGCGCCGCAGCGAACACGGATTTCGACAAGGCGCGAGCAATTTCTGCCGAGGAGCCGTCTTTGTTCTGGCTCGCACTCTCGATCGTCGGCGTAGTGTTCGACGTCGCTGACGCCATCAGTGTGTTTGGCAAGCTCAGCGGCAAGGTGACCAAGGTCCTGGCTACGACCACGGTCGACGAGTTCGAGAGCGCCCTGGAGACGCTCAAGGCGGAAGCTCGGGCCAGCAAGGGCGGCGAAGCGCTGGCCGAGGGAGTGTCCGACGTCGTACGGAAAATCCACGGCGGCGAAGGGAAGACCGCAGAAGAGGTGCTCACCGGCGTCGGCGCGCACGAGTCTCGCGCCGTCAAGGAAGCAGCGGAGAATCTCTCGAAGCTGGAGGCTCTGGCCGAAGCATCGGCTGCCGGCCACACGGTGAAGGTCACGCCGGGAGGCGTCCTGGTCTTGTGCAGCACTTGTACATGGTTCGGCGAAGCGTATGCGGCCGAGATCGCAGGTAGCGAGGAGCTGTCCCGTCGTGCGGCCGGTATCGAGAACAAGGCGCGCAACGCAGCGCTCAACGGCGACAAGAAGGCCGCGGAGGCGGCGGCTCAGGAAGGCGCAGCGCTGGCAGACGAGCTGGCACTGCTGCGCCGGGAGGCAGGCAAGCGGTTCCAGATCTCCGCCGCGGGCGACGCACTTTCCGCCGCAAACGCGGAGTCCATCATCGGAAACTTCCCTCGCAAGCTGAGCGATGCCGAGAAGGAAGCGATTCGCAAAGCAGCGAACACTGAAGGTGGGATCTGGAACCTCGAACCGCAACTGCGCGGCGAGGTCGGCCACGTATTGCTCGGCGAGAATCTGCCACGAGCGTTCCCAACGATCGACGTGGCGAAGCAGAGCGGGGCTATCGCAGACGAGATTCGAAGCATCAAGACGCACCAGCCATATGCATTCCAGGAACCCGGGTCGCTTTGGAGCACGCTAAGGGAAGAGGTTGACGCGGTCTCTGGGTTCACGCAGGAGGCCCACGGAGGCCGACACGTCAAGACCGGTCCCAACACCACCCGGATCCTCGAAGTTGGGATCCCACCTGAGACGGTCAGCGCCGCAAAGTTGAAGTCTGCGCGCTCGGAGCTGACCGAGCTTCAGAGCCGCACCCTAGCGGACACCACGCGGATGGCTGAGCTCGAAGATCAAATCCGGCTGATCGAGCAGTGGAGAAGGGAAATGGCAGGTGCCCGAGCCTACGGCCAGGGGCTAAAACCTCCCGTAACGGTCATGTTCAAGAGTGTGAAATGA
- a CDS encoding carboxypeptidase regulatory-like domain-containing protein: MTDRVVRHANYGVELLDALTGGPIIGPSRVRASLLAPPPPGSGADLEPFLVNGNRWVFENLESDVELVIEAQHYVSSSKKTGTDLPSIPASTFPGLLNRVTLKPRSGYPFPASVTRVIGMVRLAAILDPNESPVAGADVTITPEYPASGPVLTTRTAEDGQYVMWFLPDLAQTQPLPISFSAVASATVVVNGSPLAVSGSISGQSVTPETQSGADPLPLS; encoded by the coding sequence ATGACGGATCGCGTCGTACGTCATGCAAACTACGGGGTCGAGCTCTTGGATGCTCTGACCGGCGGGCCGATCATCGGGCCGAGCCGCGTGCGCGCTTCTCTACTTGCACCCCCACCGCCTGGCAGCGGTGCCGATCTGGAGCCGTTCCTGGTGAACGGCAACCGCTGGGTGTTCGAGAACCTCGAGAGCGACGTGGAGCTCGTGATCGAAGCGCAGCACTACGTTTCGAGCAGCAAGAAGACCGGAACGGACTTGCCCTCGATTCCCGCGAGCACCTTCCCAGGCCTGCTCAACCGCGTGACGCTGAAGCCGCGTTCCGGCTATCCGTTCCCCGCGTCAGTCACTCGCGTGATCGGAATGGTCCGGCTTGCCGCGATCCTGGACCCCAACGAGTCGCCAGTTGCAGGTGCGGACGTCACCATCACGCCGGAGTACCCCGCGAGCGGCCCCGTGCTCACGACGCGGACGGCGGAAGATGGGCAGTACGTGATGTGGTTCCTGCCGGACCTCGCGCAGACCCAACCCTTGCCCATTTCTTTCAGCGCCGTCGCCAGCGCGACGGTGGTCGTGAACGGAAGCCCGTTGGCGGTTTCCGGCAGCATCTCTGGGCAGAGCGTCACGCCTGAAACCCAGAGCGGAGCCGATCCGCTGCCACTCAGCTAG
- a CDS encoding phage tail sheath subtilisin-like domain-containing protein: protein MPELLTPGVFIQEVDFGPQPIEGVSTTTAGFVGEAERGPVVGPPTLVTSLADFERKFGGPVTGKHLAYAVRGFFENGGRRAYIARVVGSGSKYSEWSNGSATGLDVQLLAASGAQVTVSSVVGLTIGGSLNFVEKANTANVVTRTVDLVNGATGVVTLSTPLPPGVSPTTHFARISGSNATLKIAARDPGTFGDEIAILVEPRYVNSTAVMATLAADTWVLGDVGFLEPGSPVQFEIGGGTPAREIATIKSIDAANRKVVLKANLTHAYTPGGRLFLVGWRVSVLFRGAVVETFDGLPGAVTNTGKSAAFTKTINDKSSWIRVVDAEMDVQAGEYPSFQLAQAALLASGDDGGAVDENDVIGFAAPRSGLRSLEAMDGISIIAAPGLAVQAVVNELIGQAERRQDRFAVFEAAEKPASGASAKDPLEDVNDVLNQRGLYNSKYAAMYHPWIRVPDPVSKTEILVPPTGHVLGAFARTDIDRGVFKAPANVVLRGVLGFSSDVPDGEQDILNPAGVNVLRRYTGLGNVIWGARTISAEGLWKYVSVRRLFIFLEQSIIRGTRYAVFEPNDLRLWARLHDSVTNFLTTQWRAGALFGAKPEEAFFVKVDETTTTQDDRDNGRVNILVGIAPVKPAEFIVFQIGQAPQSVIVAEQS, encoded by the coding sequence ATGCCTGAACTACTGACCCCCGGCGTCTTCATCCAAGAGGTCGACTTCGGCCCGCAACCCATCGAAGGCGTGTCGACGACCACGGCCGGCTTCGTCGGCGAGGCCGAGCGCGGTCCCGTCGTAGGACCGCCCACGCTGGTGACGAGCCTGGCGGACTTCGAGCGCAAGTTCGGAGGTCCGGTCACTGGCAAGCACCTTGCCTACGCGGTGCGTGGTTTCTTCGAGAACGGGGGGCGGCGCGCGTACATCGCGCGAGTGGTGGGGTCCGGATCGAAGTACTCCGAGTGGAGCAACGGATCCGCAACTGGTCTGGACGTGCAGTTGCTCGCTGCATCTGGTGCTCAGGTCACGGTGTCGTCGGTCGTCGGTCTCACGATCGGCGGTTCCTTGAACTTCGTGGAGAAGGCCAACACCGCCAACGTGGTGACGAGAACGGTGGACCTCGTGAATGGCGCCACTGGTGTCGTCACATTGAGCACACCGCTTCCTCCGGGCGTCTCTCCTACTACGCACTTCGCGCGCATTTCCGGTAGCAACGCGACACTGAAGATAGCGGCGCGCGATCCCGGGACATTTGGCGACGAGATCGCGATCCTGGTCGAGCCCCGCTACGTGAATAGCACCGCGGTCATGGCGACCCTCGCCGCGGATACCTGGGTGTTGGGCGACGTGGGCTTTCTGGAGCCAGGCTCCCCAGTTCAGTTCGAGATCGGAGGCGGGACGCCGGCGCGAGAGATCGCGACAATCAAGAGCATCGACGCGGCGAATCGCAAGGTCGTGCTCAAAGCCAATTTGACTCATGCCTATACGCCCGGCGGCCGTCTCTTCTTGGTTGGGTGGCGGGTCAGCGTTCTGTTCCGCGGCGCCGTGGTGGAGACATTCGACGGCCTCCCTGGCGCCGTGACCAACACGGGGAAGTCGGCCGCTTTCACCAAAACCATCAACGACAAATCGAGCTGGATTCGTGTCGTCGACGCCGAGATGGACGTGCAGGCTGGCGAGTACCCGTCCTTCCAGTTGGCCCAAGCTGCGCTGCTGGCTTCGGGTGACGATGGTGGAGCGGTGGACGAGAACGACGTCATTGGATTTGCCGCGCCGCGCTCCGGTCTCCGGTCGCTGGAGGCGATGGACGGCATCAGTATCATCGCGGCTCCCGGACTCGCGGTGCAGGCCGTGGTCAACGAGCTCATTGGTCAAGCGGAACGACGTCAGGACCGTTTCGCCGTATTCGAGGCCGCGGAAAAGCCCGCGAGCGGGGCTTCGGCAAAGGACCCGCTGGAGGATGTCAACGATGTCCTGAACCAGCGCGGCCTCTACAACTCGAAGTACGCTGCCATGTATCACCCGTGGATCCGGGTGCCGGATCCCGTCTCCAAGACCGAGATCTTGGTGCCTCCCACGGGGCACGTGTTGGGTGCCTTCGCGCGCACCGACATCGATCGCGGTGTGTTCAAGGCGCCGGCGAACGTGGTGCTTCGCGGGGTGCTCGGTTTCTCCAGCGACGTGCCGGACGGCGAGCAGGACATCCTGAATCCCGCCGGAGTGAACGTGCTGCGGCGCTACACGGGGCTGGGTAACGTGATCTGGGGCGCGCGCACCATCTCCGCCGAGGGGCTCTGGAAGTACGTGTCCGTACGGCGGCTGTTCATCTTCCTCGAGCAGTCGATCATCCGCGGTACGCGCTATGCGGTATTCGAGCCGAACGACCTTCGGCTGTGGGCCCGCTTGCACGACAGCGTGACCAACTTCCTCACGACTCAGTGGCGCGCGGGCGCTCTGTTCGGAGCGAAGCCGGAGGAAGCGTTCTTCGTCAAGGTGGACGAGACCACGACCACCCAAGACGACCGCGACAACGGTCGCGTGAACATCCTGGTCGGCATCGCCCCGGTGAAGCCGGCGGAGTTCATCGTCTTCCAGATCGGCCAGGCGCCTCAGAGCGTGATCGTGGCGGAACAGAGCTAA
- a CDS encoding phage tail protein yields the protein MAVQREDPYAAFNYLVEIGGIAAGGFNEVSGLDAEIEPIDYRNGDEDFVNRKLPGLKKFPNIVLKRGIVGNLDVFQWLAAGAQGSVDRREGAVILRDEQRNEVMRWKFVRGWACKYMGPSLKSDSSAVAIESIEICHEGLQVA from the coding sequence ATGGCAGTGCAGCGCGAGGATCCGTACGCAGCATTCAACTACCTCGTGGAGATCGGCGGCATCGCCGCCGGCGGGTTCAACGAGGTGAGCGGTTTGGACGCGGAGATCGAGCCCATCGACTACAGAAATGGCGATGAGGACTTCGTGAACCGCAAGCTTCCCGGCCTCAAGAAGTTCCCGAACATCGTCCTCAAGCGAGGCATCGTCGGGAATCTCGACGTCTTCCAGTGGCTGGCGGCCGGTGCCCAGGGCAGCGTGGATCGCCGGGAAGGCGCCGTCATCCTGCGCGACGAGCAGCGCAACGAGGTCATGCGTTGGAAGTTCGTTCGTGGCTGGGCATGCAAATACATGGGGCCCAGTCTCAAGTCGGACTCCAGCGCCGTCGCCATCGAGTCCATCGAGATCTGCCACGAGGGCCTCCAGGTCGCCTGA
- a CDS encoding phage tail sheath subtilisin-like domain-containing protein: protein MALPGLSFEVVRTPEPRVGLRSDRTALLALTERGPEEAPTEVHSYDHFVRVFGCRMLGALGPLAAKGYYDNGGQLLTVTRFVPAEAKAAAGTLPVVHASTPNSYVIAVSARHRGAFGDRLRVRAECHLRRRARGSVTGPLEVTLVVPHFDSADLKLPVRVLGSTGDAWTRLDSIAPAGSGQKLTLSSASGLSGDVIVELYQPHFSLHILEAGRAEGVVRGIDLRDLPDAEERLAGSGIQISSTVATTDAELPVHGAVVQLSGGDDGLDPSGSIQGLRESFERCIAALERSDTADVVVAPDLWSKIFETKRVRRLAFDPATSGALADALVRSAARTRDRVVVLDPPLTDDARPLSGSELEAWRAEREAELSDARDFAAVFSPWLRIVAGPVVRGDDTLLIPPSAHVAGRMAKTARERGAWIATGNVSVEQAVGLERAPHLDEEEALYDLGINPLRMSLPRGATVYGVRSLSWPDRKAWRFLSTRRLFNFLHRALTPLGQSYAFEPNSPSTWIKLRRDIDALLRALFDRGAFTGSRPEEAYFVRVDEGLNPEELRDQGVLTAQIGVAPAVPLEFLLVRLHVQNGVARVSEEPLSS, encoded by the coding sequence ATGGCGCTCCCGGGCCTTTCCTTCGAGGTCGTGCGAACGCCGGAGCCCCGGGTGGGGCTCCGCAGCGATCGCACGGCGCTCCTCGCGCTCACCGAGCGCGGCCCGGAGGAAGCGCCCACGGAAGTCCACAGCTACGACCACTTCGTCCGCGTCTTTGGCTGCCGGATGCTGGGGGCGCTGGGTCCTCTCGCGGCGAAGGGCTACTACGACAACGGCGGCCAGCTACTGACCGTGACGCGTTTCGTCCCAGCCGAAGCGAAGGCTGCGGCGGGCACTCTTCCGGTCGTGCACGCCAGCACGCCCAACAGCTACGTCATCGCCGTTTCCGCTCGGCATCGTGGCGCCTTCGGCGATCGGCTACGGGTGCGGGCCGAGTGCCACCTTCGCCGGCGCGCCCGCGGTAGCGTCACGGGGCCCCTGGAAGTCACGCTTGTCGTGCCGCACTTCGACAGCGCTGATCTGAAGCTGCCGGTGCGTGTGCTCGGCTCCACCGGCGACGCTTGGACCCGGCTGGACTCCATTGCGCCCGCCGGATCGGGACAGAAGCTCACGCTGTCGAGCGCCTCGGGTCTTTCCGGGGACGTGATCGTCGAGCTGTACCAGCCGCACTTCTCGCTCCACATCCTGGAGGCCGGGCGCGCGGAAGGCGTCGTGCGTGGCATCGACCTGCGGGATCTACCAGACGCCGAGGAACGGCTCGCCGGTTCTGGGATCCAGATCTCCTCGACTGTAGCGACCACGGATGCCGAGCTTCCGGTTCACGGGGCGGTCGTTCAGCTTTCGGGCGGCGACGACGGTCTCGACCCTTCGGGCAGCATTCAGGGACTTCGCGAGTCTTTCGAGCGCTGCATTGCTGCACTGGAGCGCTCCGACACCGCGGACGTGGTCGTGGCGCCGGATCTCTGGAGCAAGATCTTCGAGACCAAGCGCGTGCGGCGCTTGGCCTTCGACCCGGCGACGTCCGGAGCCCTCGCCGACGCGCTGGTGCGGAGCGCGGCGCGCACGCGCGACCGCGTGGTGGTACTCGACCCGCCGCTGACGGACGACGCGCGCCCGCTCTCCGGATCGGAGCTCGAAGCGTGGCGCGCCGAGCGAGAAGCGGAGCTTTCGGACGCGCGAGACTTTGCTGCGGTCTTCTCGCCCTGGCTCCGAATCGTAGCAGGGCCCGTGGTGCGCGGGGATGACACGCTGCTCATACCGCCCTCCGCGCACGTTGCCGGGCGCATGGCGAAGACCGCGCGCGAGCGCGGCGCGTGGATCGCGACCGGGAACGTCTCGGTGGAACAGGCCGTGGGTCTGGAACGGGCGCCGCACTTGGACGAGGAAGAGGCGCTGTACGACCTCGGCATCAATCCGCTCCGGATGTCTCTGCCCCGGGGCGCGACCGTATATGGCGTCCGCTCGCTCTCCTGGCCCGACCGAAAGGCTTGGCGCTTTCTCTCGACGCGCAGGCTGTTCAACTTCCTGCACCGCGCGTTGACCCCCCTCGGTCAGTCCTACGCCTTCGAGCCGAACTCGCCGAGCACTTGGATAAAGCTCCGGCGCGACATCGACGCACTGCTCCGAGCCCTGTTCGATCGCGGAGCGTTCACGGGCTCACGACCCGAAGAGGCGTACTTCGTGCGCGTGGACGAGGGGCTGAACCCCGAGGAGCTCCGAGACCAGGGCGTGTTGACGGCGCAGATCGGTGTCGCGCCGGCGGTCCCGCTCGAGTTCCTCCTGGTTCGTCTGCACGTGCAGAACGGGGTCGCGCGGGTGAGCGAGGAGCCGCTGTCGTCATGA
- a CDS encoding phage tail protein, whose product MTFPAQSPSNPMPGFRFAVAFSEGTDVAGAVGGKGVTTLSAGFQEVSGLETTLEIHEYKEGGRNDFTHKLATQVNFGNVTFKRGVALTPDLWRWYNEVRRGNFGARRSIVVAQLDYAGNAALVWTLSRALPAKYTGPSWNAGQSAVAIESLEVAHEGLELTEGSDFALSLGQGG is encoded by the coding sequence ATGACCTTTCCTGCGCAGAGCCCTTCGAACCCGATGCCGGGATTTCGCTTCGCCGTGGCGTTCTCGGAAGGGACGGACGTAGCAGGGGCGGTGGGCGGCAAGGGCGTGACCACGCTGAGCGCGGGCTTTCAGGAAGTGAGCGGCCTGGAAACGACGCTGGAGATCCACGAGTACAAGGAAGGTGGTCGCAACGACTTCACGCACAAGCTCGCGACACAGGTGAACTTCGGCAACGTTACCTTCAAGCGGGGCGTGGCGCTGACGCCAGATCTGTGGCGCTGGTACAACGAGGTGCGGCGCGGCAACTTCGGAGCCCGGCGCTCCATCGTGGTGGCGCAGCTCGACTACGCGGGCAACGCCGCGCTGGTGTGGACGCTGTCCCGCGCGCTACCGGCCAAGTACACCGGTCCGAGCTGGAACGCCGGGCAGAGCGCGGTCGCGATCGAGTCCTTGGAAGTGGCGCACGAGGGGCTCGAGCTGACCGAAGGCTCCGACTTCGCGCTTTCCCTCGGGCAGGGAGGCTGA
- a CDS encoding LysM peptidoglycan-binding domain-containing protein, with product MAVGDSQLGKLTLEIVSTLNRERLDVPGFVDGKLEVPFNPTELSMDRETTFAEVAIPGLDAPVIQYVRGGGDKLNLELFLDVTDLMENGLVKDGSSVRDRYVAPLERLMVQHEKLHAPPVVSVSWGAQVLLRGAVATSLSVKYTLFDTMGRAVRATATLGLRQYTTAAQQIAEAGLQSPDLTNVATVREGDTLPAIAFREYGDASRWRPIAEANGLSSPLALVPGQPLVVPKVV from the coding sequence ATGGCCGTCGGGGACAGCCAGCTCGGCAAGCTGACGCTCGAGATCGTCAGCACGCTCAATCGAGAGCGCCTCGACGTGCCGGGCTTCGTCGACGGCAAGCTGGAGGTGCCGTTCAACCCCACGGAGCTGAGCATGGACCGCGAGACCACCTTCGCGGAGGTGGCCATACCCGGTCTGGACGCGCCGGTAATCCAGTACGTCCGGGGCGGCGGCGACAAGCTGAACCTGGAGCTGTTCCTGGACGTGACGGATCTGATGGAGAACGGCCTGGTCAAAGACGGAAGCAGCGTGCGCGACCGCTACGTTGCTCCGCTCGAGCGGCTGATGGTGCAGCACGAGAAGCTCCACGCGCCGCCCGTCGTGAGCGTTTCCTGGGGCGCCCAGGTCCTGCTCAGGGGCGCCGTGGCGACGTCGCTGTCGGTGAAGTACACGCTGTTCGACACCATGGGCCGCGCCGTGCGCGCCACCGCGACCTTGGGGCTGCGTCAATACACCACCGCGGCGCAGCAGATCGCGGAGGCGGGGCTCCAGAGCCCGGACCTCACCAACGTCGCCACGGTGCGCGAGGGCGACACGCTGCCTGCCATCGCGTTTCGCGAGTACGGCGACGCCTCCCGTTGGCGTCCCATCGCCGAGGCCAACGGCCTCTCCAGCCCTCTAGCCCTCGTCCCAGGTCAGCCCCTGGTGGTTCCCAAGGTGGTGTGA